The proteins below are encoded in one region of Manis pentadactyla isolate mManPen7 chromosome 2, mManPen7.hap1, whole genome shotgun sequence:
- the IL1F10 gene encoding interleukin-1 family member 10 isoform X4: MANLETACLPLQKRPCRMQAFRIWDVNQKTFYLRNNQLIAGYLQGPNIKLEEKIDMLSIEPHAVFLGIHGRKLCLACVKSGSKIRLQLEPVNITDLSQNKEQDKRFTFIHSDSGATTSFESAACPGWFLCTALEADRPVSLTNTPEEAIMVTKFYFRQDQ; encoded by the exons ATGGCTAATTTAG AGACAGCCTGCCTCCCTTTGCAGAAGAGACCCTGCAGGATGCAGGCCTTCAG AATCTGGGATGTTAACCAGAAGACCTTCTACCTGAGGAATAACCAACTAATTGCTGGATACTTGCAAGGACCAAATATTAAACTAGAAG AGAAGATAGACATGCTGTCCATTGAGCCTCATGCTGTGTTCCTGGGCATCCACGGGAGGAAGCTCTGCCTGGCCTGTGTCAAATCTGGCAGTAAGATCAGGCTCCAGCTGGAG CCAGTTAACATCACTGACCTGAGCCAGAACAAGGAGCAGGACAAGCGCTTCACCTTCATCCACTCAGACAGTGGTGCCACCACCAGCTTTGAATCGGCCGCCTGCCCCGGCTGGTTCCTCTGCACAGCCCTGGAGGCAGACCGGCCTGTCAGCCTCACCAACACGCCTGAAGAGGCCATCATGGTCACCAAGTTCTACTTCCGGCAGGACCAGTAG
- the IL1F10 gene encoding interleukin-1 family member 10 isoform X6 translates to MQAFRIWDVNQKTFYLRNNQLIAGYLQGPNIKLEEKIDMLSIEPHAVFLGIHGRKLCLACVKSGSKIRLQLEPVNITDLSQNKEQDKRFTFIHSDSGATTSFESAACPGWFLCTALEADRPVSLTNTPEEAIMVTKFYFRQDQ, encoded by the exons ATGCAGGCCTTCAG AATCTGGGATGTTAACCAGAAGACCTTCTACCTGAGGAATAACCAACTAATTGCTGGATACTTGCAAGGACCAAATATTAAACTAGAAG AGAAGATAGACATGCTGTCCATTGAGCCTCATGCTGTGTTCCTGGGCATCCACGGGAGGAAGCTCTGCCTGGCCTGTGTCAAATCTGGCAGTAAGATCAGGCTCCAGCTGGAG CCAGTTAACATCACTGACCTGAGCCAGAACAAGGAGCAGGACAAGCGCTTCACCTTCATCCACTCAGACAGTGGTGCCACCACCAGCTTTGAATCGGCCGCCTGCCCCGGCTGGTTCCTCTGCACAGCCCTGGAGGCAGACCGGCCTGTCAGCCTCACCAACACGCCTGAAGAGGCCATCATGGTCACCAAGTTCTACTTCCGGCAGGACCAGTAG